A window of the Alnus glutinosa chromosome 4, dhAlnGlut1.1, whole genome shotgun sequence genome harbors these coding sequences:
- the LOC133866514 gene encoding RING-H2 finger protein ATL54-like — MARKQRKLFPALTASNQTVDCEPYNCEPFPDYYYFPPPPPPPPSLSGAAHSSPILHISPYLIISFFFLAGVLVLVCYYVAIARSCPSWCSSRRNNGPAPSQSEGTDDQGFLDETQVDHPIWFITTVGLQQSVISSIAVCKYKKNEGLIEGTECSVCLNEFQENETLRLLPKCSHAFHIPCIDTWLRSHTNCPLCRANIMTDTVSLDNVDQNSNNLNVNEETHMTNSGNESDLRDYQVRNREMSENRAGTGDEGELLEVDGERISKEGVNCSGEHASRAVGQSEGSSINQMEDAEKSDFLDNANKQDGRRCSMHRLMGSHSSIEQCLHIRPLSMKRSVSSGGRVLSLRYNRSLSSIL; from the coding sequence ATGGCGAGGAAGCAAAGAAAACTCTTCCCTGCTCTAACTGCATCAAACCAAACCGTAGACTGTGAACCTTATAACTGCGAACCTTTCCCGGACTACTACTACTTCCCACCGCCACCTCCTCCGCCGCCATCTCTCTCAGGCGCCGCTCATTCATCCCCAATCCTTCACATCTCACCCTACCTCatcatctcttttttcttcttagccggcgttcttgttcttgtttgctACTACGTTGCCATAGCAAGGTCTTGTCCCAGTTGGTGCAGCAGCCGGAGAAACAACGGGCCCGCACCCTCCCAATCCGAAGGTACAGATGATCAAGGGTTTCTTGATGAGACTCAGGTCGATCATCCCATCTGGTTCATCACCACCGTCGGTTTGCAGCAGTCGGTGATAAGTTCGATTGCGGTCTGTAAGTACAAGAAGAATGAAGGGTTGATTGAAGGGACAGAGTGTTCCGTTTGTTTGAACGAGTTTCAAGAAAACGAGACGCTTCGGCTCTTGCCTAAGTGTAGCCACGCCTTTCATATACCCTGCATTGATACTTGGCTGAGGTCTCACACAAACTGTCCTTTGTGCCGTGCCAATATTATGACCGATACTGTCAGTCTAGACAATGTCGATCAGAATTCTAACAATTTGAACGTAAACGAAGAGACCCATATGACCAATTCTGGGAATGAAAGCGACTTGCGTGATTATCAGGTGAGAAATCGTGAGATGTCTGAAAACAGGGCTGGAACAGGGGATGAAGGTGAGTTGCTAGAGGTGGATGGTGAAAGAATATCAAAAGAGGGTGTGAATTGTAGCGGGGAGCATGCTTCTCGTGCGGTCGGTCAATCTGAAGGGAGCTCGATTAATCAAATGGAGGATGCTGAAAAGTCAGATTTTTTGGATAATGCCAACAAGCAAGATGGTAGACGCTGCAGCATGCACAGATTGATGGGCAGTCATTCTTCAATTGAGCAATGTCTGCATATAAGGCCTCTTTCTATGAAAAGATCAGTTTCCAGCGGTGGGAGGGTTTTGTCATTGAGATACAACCGGAGCCTGAGTTCAATTCTGTAA